CGCTTTTGCTCATTATTTTCATGTAGTCGATTCATTTTCTCGACTAACTGCTTTCGAATTTCATACAACATAAAACGAGCTGATACTGGATGAACAGGATCTGTTTTCTTTAAAAACCATGTATTTAATTGATATGACTGTCCCTCAGAACCACTTGGTGAAAAACGGTCTGATTCAATCATGTCATATAAAAGTGTTGTTACATGTTCATGTACACGGCTCGGAATCGCATACGCATATAAACGAACCGCATGATCCACCCTTGCTACTTCACCTTTCATTTGTTCCATCATTTTCAGTTTCGCAGCTGAAATTTTACACTCATGCTGTAGACGATTTAATTCCTCATCTTTTTGCACCGTACGCTGTACATAGCTTTCTACAGCCTCTAAAAACAGTTTAGATTTCGCAACTCCAACCTTACCGCCTTCTGCTCCTTCACGCGTTTCATTATACATTTGTCTATAGAAAATATGAGCCTGTTCTGGGCGAGTAGCAAGATGTTCTAAGTCTTCTAAATAACTTTTCCCACGCTCTGGCTTTTCACGTTGCATACCACGTTTTACATCTTGATCGTATCTTTGTTTCTTCTCTTGAAACAGTTGATCTAAATGAAGCCAAGATTCATCTAAACCTTGCACAGCCCATTTTAAAGCACAATATTTTAACACATGCTCATACGGATAAATAATCTTTGCCGTTCCTGCCCCGCAATATCGCCCTTTCCCGCTTGATTCTGCTAATTGCTGAATTTGATTATCTTCCTGTGCAAAATGATTGGCAGACATCGGACTAAATAACTGTAAATAAATCGTATTTGCCATTTGCTCCATATAATCTGATAAATTATGCAGATGGTGTCCATGTAAATTTTCGTAATCGTATAAAAAACAATAATTGTACGGTAAATGATGCTGTTTAATCGTATGATTCGTTCTTCCATCTTCATCTACTTGATCAGGTCGATACTCTAATTCAATCGTGACGCCACCGCGCTTTGATAATTCTCCAGTAGAGCCGAGTGTAATGGCATGTAATTCTTTTAACGAGGCATAGCCGTTTGCTTGCACCGTTTCAAACTCTTTCGCACTAACCGTTCTCGTCTTAACTAACACGTCCGGCATTAGAAACGCACCACGTATTAAAATGTTGTGATGTTGCAGTTTTTTCCGAAGCATTTCACGTAAATATAGTGCAATTTGTAGAAACATCCCTGAACCTGTTCCGCCCGCTAGTGATGTTACGATAATGACACGCACTCCATATTCCGTTTGATCGCTTGTAACCGGAAAAATCTTCTCAATTTCTTGCCAAAAGGACGTCAATTTATCTTCTTTCATCGCAGCACGTAACGCTAAACGGGAAATAACACGTAACTGTCCTGCCCCTTCTGTCAGCGGTTTATCAAGTATAGTCGGGTCCATTGGAAACCACTCTGGAATCGTTGGATCTCCCGCAATATACTCTCTTGGTGTTTTACTCGAACTCGTTTGTGTTTTAAACTTTCGAATATGATCAAATTTACTCAATGTATTCACATCTGTATCAAATACGTGCATTGCTACCTTTTTTCGGCGTTCCTCAGGCAGTCTTTCATATATTTGATGTGTCACAGTACTACCGATTCCACCTAAGCCAATTAATATCGTTGGAACTTGTAACGTCATGTGAACCACCTTCCTATTCTTGCTTGTTTGAAAAAGGAGAGAGAAAGTAAAAATCCTCCCTCTTCACCCTATCTACTATTCACACTCGTACCTATAAATTTCTTTACCGTATCCTCTATCAATTACTAAAAGTTCATTTGGATACAGCGTCTTATGTTCCACTCCAACCTCATCCTCTGTTATAAACATTCCATCAATAATCATTCCTACTACTTGTGACTCTTTCGCTACAAATATCGATTTCGATCCTTTCTTTGCTATAAACGTAACGGATTGTACTGTCTTCCTTTCCGCTCTAAACGGAATACCAAAATAATGTTTCCACCATTTATTTTTAAGTAATTCTGGCTCAGATTGATATAACCAATCTTTCGCTACTTCTTGATCCCATTCGTAATACAATAATGCTTTCCGGTGAAATCTTGGACGGACAATCCATCCTAAAACGATTATCCCTACTATTAAAAGTAATAAAGTGATAGGAATAACAAACTTAAAAATAAGCGCATATTTTTCATAAAACGGTGCATTTTGAATATGAAGTGATATTTTTTTCTTTACTTCTTGTAATTTTGAATCTTGCACTACGATGGTAGCTTCTACGGTGCCGGTATCTGTGAAATTGAATGTGTTGGAGTAATGAGGGCGAGGATAAATATAAATTTGATTACCATGTTGTTTTATTTCATAGTTGATTGATTGTTTAGATGTGACACCAGTAGATTTTAATAGTTTCTTTACAGCCTCTTCTGTCATCGGCTTACCATCTAACTGTGGTTGTATAATAAACGGTTTACTATTCTCTAAATTTGTTACTTTTTCTTCATAATCTTTCGTAATCGTTTGTAGTGATAATTTTGGTTTTTCCGTTACTTTGATTTTAAATTCTTTCGTCTGTCTGTAAAAACCCTTTATGTTCATATGAACTTTCCCACGCACTAGCCCTTTATCAACCTTCATTTCGTAGTAAAATACATGTTTTTTATCGTCCCACTTCATCGGGTACTGTTTTCCGTCTATTTCTGCTTCTGCCTGAAAATAGGAAGATTGAATTGGTAATTCCGTAGGCTTAGCTTCAATAACAGCAGTAACACCTTCGTACATTTCTTCTACATTTTTTTGACTACTATCATCTTTGTCATAAGTAGAAACGGTATAGTTAAGCGCCGGTTCAACTAGTACCTGTAATCCTTCTTTCTCAATATCTCGATCCACTTCTATCGTATACGTTCCTGGTTTAATAACTTCCTCATTTTCCGTACTGATATGAACTATATTTCCGAATAATTTCGCTTCTCCTGGTGCATGTATGGAGTAAGAAGATTGTAATTGTAACGGTTTAGAAATTTGTGTGACCTGATAATTAGACAAAGAAGGCGATTGTCGTACAAGCGTCATACGTTTTAACGGAAATGGTGTTGTAATCTCTACTTTCTTTCCTACTACTTTCGTTTTTACAATCGATTCAACTGAAGAGAACGGATCACGATTTGCAACTAATGCTGCCACTTGATTGACGCTCTTTACAATACCATCCTCTCCACTAGACGGCATCGTAACTCCATTTATCTCTTTCTTCCATATTTCTTTAAACGTATTTAGTTGTGCCTTTTCTTGCTGTCCTAAATCCTCTTCCATCGTAATTAAAATTGGATGTAACGATATCTTTTTTGCATCCATATCCTTCTTAAACTGCGCTAGCTTCTGCAAAATTTGTTCTTTTCCGCCAGCCTTATCTTTCTCTAAATCATTAAATGCCCCGTCAGTTAAGACAATAAGCCAAAATTCACGTTTTCCATCTATATCTGCTTCCTTTTTTATAGATTGCATCGCCGTTTCTACTGCGCTAAACGGAGTATTTAAATACGTTTTCCATGCTCCAATTCCCTCAATTTCTGTTTGTCTCTTATCCTTTGTTAACGAAATGTTTAATGGATCATTCGGCTTGCTCATTGGAACGTAAGAAAATTTATCTTTTTCGTCTAATAGCGCAACTAAACTTTGCAAAGCGTAATTGGCATATTTCCAGCGATCGTTATTTCTCATGCTGCCCGAATCATCATATACAAGTGAAACGACCCTTTCCTTTGCCTCCTCTCCTTTTGCAAAAGTCCAAAAAGGATGTAACCATATAAATAGAAACAACATGAATGTGGCACAAATTCGAATTTTCATGATGAGGCTTCGCCACCTTTGTAGACAAATTCCTATGTTTAAATTTATGAGAGGATACAAGATATATGACTTGTATTTTAGGACAACTGATACACCATAACTTTATTATGTAAATAGTTATACAAACTGAAAATGACCCCATCTAGTATTTTCTATCTGCTACTATAAGTAAAAAAGCCTGTTTAAGCTCTGCACTTAAAACAGACTTTTCCTACTTTTCATATTGAAAACAAATAACAAAAAGTTTGATTTTGAATTAACACATCACTTCAATTGTAAATCCACCAGGTGCTTCCACATAAAACGTATACGCATGTGCACGTTTAGGAGCCTCAACCAAAAATCCATCTTCCTTCAATCTTTGATTTATCTTATCTACTTGTTCATTATTTTCTTGTGGAAATCCTACATGAAATGTTTTTGGATAATGTACGTCTTTCCCTTTCATTAACGTTAATATAAACCCATCGTTATCACGCATAACCGCAAAGCCATTTCCCCTTGCCCCGCTACAAGTTAAACCAAAATATTTTTCTAAAAACTCTCTAGTAGCTGCTACATCTGAAACTGTTAAATTAAGATGTTTAATTTTCAAATCATCACCATCTTTCTTAATTTTCTAACATTTTACCATACAATTAAAAAACACGCCTTCACAGCGTGTTTTATTGCTTCACATACACTTCAACAATTGGATTATCTTTATGATCCGCATGTAAGCGTATATTCTCTTCACTTGTACTATAAATGCTAGCTAATAACATAATTGTTAACACGTTAGGAGTTTTTGCATCGCTCCCGTATTTCCTTTCGAGCGCTTCCTTATATTCAAAATCTAAATCCCCTTGCACATATGTATACACTTCAAAACCGTCTTCTAAATTACAAACTACTGTATCGATAATGTCTGCTCCTACTTGCCTCTTCATTTCCTCTCGCAACGCTTCTATAAATTCTTCCCATGGTACTTCGTATGTCTGAAACTGATCTGTCGATTTCATGCTTTTTCCTCCTTATATATCCTCTTCCTATATTTCCCCTTTCCTATAACAATTATGATAGTTAGGGCATTCGTACAAGCCGCACTTGTCCCCCTTACATATCGTATTACTGTAATGGGGAAGGAGGAATGAATATGCATAGACAAAAATGTTACGATACGTGCCGACGTTATTTCGGTAAAGTCGTTCGCATTGAAGATCGTGATGGCCGCATTTATTTAGGCAAAATAATTGATGTGACAAAAAGCTCTGTATGGATTGAACCAGTGCAACAGCGCTCATCTTTTGATACAGGTTTTGGATACTATGACGCATATGCAAACGGTGGTTGTGATCTTTGCGGCGGCCTTAGCAGATGTGATAGTTGCGGATTTGGTTGTAGTGGTGGATTTAGCGGCTGTGGATGTGGCGGTCGTGGTTGCGGTAGTTGCGGCGGCTGGGGAGGCGGCGGTTGTGGCTGGGGCGTTGAACTCGGATTTGGTTTCATCTTCGGAATTACATTAGCTGCATTATTTTTCATTTAACATAGTAAAGAGTTGACTACCTTTAGCCAACTCTTTTCCTTTATTTTTCACATATAAAAATACGATGACCTAAAATATGTTGGTACATAAGCCTTACATTTTCATGCTGCACCCATGCCTCATATAACTCATTCGGAATAAATTGTGATACATTCCATTCCGGCTCTTCTATATAGCTAGAGATCGTTTCCGCAATTGTACCACC
This Bacillus paramycoides DNA region includes the following protein-coding sequences:
- a CDS encoding vWA domain-containing protein, with translation MKIRICATFMLFLFIWLHPFWTFAKGEEAKERVVSLVYDDSGSMRNNDRWKYANYALQSLVALLDEKDKFSYVPMSKPNDPLNISLTKDKRQTEIEGIGAWKTYLNTPFSAVETAMQSIKKEADIDGKREFWLIVLTDGAFNDLEKDKAGGKEQILQKLAQFKKDMDAKKISLHPILITMEEDLGQQEKAQLNTFKEIWKKEINGVTMPSSGEDGIVKSVNQVAALVANRDPFSSVESIVKTKVVGKKVEITTPFPLKRMTLVRQSPSLSNYQVTQISKPLQLQSSYSIHAPGEAKLFGNIVHISTENEEVIKPGTYTIEVDRDIEKEGLQVLVEPALNYTVSTYDKDDSSQKNVEEMYEGVTAVIEAKPTELPIQSSYFQAEAEIDGKQYPMKWDDKKHVFYYEMKVDKGLVRGKVHMNIKGFYRQTKEFKIKVTEKPKLSLQTITKDYEEKVTNLENSKPFIIQPQLDGKPMTEEAVKKLLKSTGVTSKQSINYEIKQHGNQIYIYPRPHYSNTFNFTDTGTVEATIVVQDSKLQEVKKKISLHIQNAPFYEKYALIFKFVIPITLLLLIVGIIVLGWIVRPRFHRKALLYYEWDQEVAKDWLYQSEPELLKNKWWKHYFGIPFRAERKTVQSVTFIAKKGSKSIFVAKESQVVGMIIDGMFITEDEVGVEHKTLYPNELLVIDRGYGKEIYRYECE
- a CDS encoding VOC family protein, with product MKIKHLNLTVSDVAATREFLEKYFGLTCSGARGNGFAVMRDNDGFILTLMKGKDVHYPKTFHVGFPQENNEQVDKINQRLKEDGFLVEAPKRAHAYTFYVEAPGGFTIEVMC